The Cyanobacteriota bacterium region GAAGTGAACGGGAACTGGTTTGAGCAGTTTCCCCGTCAACCAGCCCCTGTCTGGACACTAGGAGCAACTGCCAATGCAGCTTTCCGGTCTTGCATCTTCCAACATCCTCAGATTGGGCTAATGGATGAAGCGTTGGGACCAGGGATGCCCTCTGGTGTGGGTGAAGATACCTACCTGTTCTACAAAGTGCTGAAAGCAGGCTATACCCTAGTCTATCAACCAAAGGCCTGCGTTTGGCACAAGCATCGCCGGAAGATGTCTGATCTGCGCCGTCAACTCTATAACTACAGTAAAGGTCATGTAGCATACAACCTCACCACTTGGTTGCAGGATGGAGACTGGCGCGGACTAGCTCAGGTGTTAGTAGGATTACCGCTAGCCCATCTTACCCGTACCTATTACCGTTTGCGGGGATGGAGTGACTATCCTATCTCTCTAATTCTGCTTGAAATCCTGGGAAACTTGGCGGGGCCTTGGTCTCTGGGGATGTCTCGTTTACGGGTTTGGCGAGAGGGGCGGAGCCAAGCTTATCGTCCTCGTAACCAACGCTATTCTGCAACGATGGATTCTGACGCTGATGCCGATGTTGTCGCAAACACAGGAGTTGATTGACAGCCTATGGTTCCAACATCAACGGGTGCGCGTACTTTCTGGCAACGACTGGTCTACTTGCGGGACTTGCTACAATCGCTCGTTGATCGCGATATGAAGTTGCTGTACAAACGCTCCACCCTTGGAGTTGCTTGGACCCTGATCAGTCCTCTGCTACAGCTCTTAGTCTTCATCTTCATTTTTGGGGTGATCATTAAAGTTGATATTCCCCAATATGCCTCCTATGTGTTTTGTGGTTTGCTGGTGTGGAACTGGTTCAACAGCTCCTTGTTTCAAGCCACTGGGGTGATTATCAACAGCCGCCCCTTGGTGAGACAACCGGGTTTTCCTGTTGCGATGTTACCGATCGCCGTCACTGCCACCGGTCTGGTTCACTTGCTGCTCTCTCTGCCAGTTCTCATGCTGTTTCTGTTGCTAGACGGGGTGCGGTTGACCCCTTGGCTACTCTGTCTGCCGATCATTCAACTGGTGCAATTTGCCCTCACCATTAGCATTGCCTACGTGCTAGCAGGGCTAAACGTTGCCTTCCGCGATACCCAACATACCCTAGGTGTAGTGTTACAACTGCTGTTCTACCTCACCCCCATCTTCTATGACCTCAAGAGCATTCCTGGTAAGTACTGGTTCTTCTATGGGTTAAACCCGATGGTTCATATTGTCACCTGGTATCGTCAAATTCTCCTTTGGGGGGTGGCACCCGACTGGCTAGCAATGGCGATCGTCGCAGTAATCACGCTATTGCTCTTGCCTCTTGGCTATGCCGTCTTTCAGCGCCAGAGTGCCCGATTTGTGGAGGAATTGTGATGACAGAGGCAATCATTGTCCACAACTTGGGCAAACGCTATGCTCGCTATGCTGCCGATCGTCCCCGCACCATTATGGAAGCAGCCCTGTCTGGGTTTCGGGGTTTGGGTAAAGCAGAGCAGTTTTGGGCCTTGCGTCATGTCAGCTTCACGGTGCAGTTTGGCGAGATGCTGGGCATCCTAGGGCACAACGGGGCAGGTAAATCTACCCTGTTGCAGTTGATCGGCGGTGTGGGACGAGCCGATGAAGGCTGGGTGCGGGTAAACGGGCGAATTGGGGCACTGTTGGACTTGGGTGCAGGGTTCTCTCCCGATCTAACGGGACGAGAAAATGTGTTTGTCCTAGGCATTGCGGCTGGCCTGACTCGACGACAAGTGGCACGACAATTGCAGACGATCGTCGAGTTTGCAGAACTAGAGGCATTTATCGATAATCCCCTCCGCACCTACAGCAGTGGGATGCAAATGCGCCTCGCCTTTGCTATCTCCGTGCACACCGATCCCCAGGTGTTACTAGTGGATGAGTTCCTCTCCGTTGGTGACCTAGCATTCCAGAGCAAATGTTTGCGCCGGATTGCAGACCTAAAGGCAGCAGGCTGTGCCATTGTGTTGATTTCCCATAGCCCCGACCAAGTGAAAGAGTTGTGCGATCGTGCCCTGTGGTTAAAGCATGGGGAGGTAGTTGCCTATGGCGAACCAGCAACAGTGACCAGGCAGTATACGATGGAAATGCGAGTGCAAACTCAGCAGCGGACTCCAAACCGTCCTCCCCAGTTGACATCCAATGGTGTTGAACTGAAGGTAAGCGAAAATCGGTTTGGGTCGTTAGAGGCTGAAATCGTCAATGTTCAATTCCAACCAGCAAATATCTTGAACTCAGGGGATCCCTTGATTATTGAAATTCAATATCTTGCTCATCAGGCTATCCACAATCCAATTTTTGGGGTGAATCTGACCACTCTCAAGGGAGAAATGTGTTTTACCACCAATACCTCTGTGCAAGGAGTTAATATCTCTGTGATTGAAGGCTTTGGCTCAATTCAACTGCACCTCGATCGACTTGACCTAGGCAGTGGTGACTATTTTGTAGAACCAGGGATTTATCAATCCAATTGGGAATATGCCTATGATTTTCACTGGCATGTTTATACCATCAGCGTTAATGCTCCAACCTCAGAACAAACCCTCCTGCTTCCACCCCTGAAATGGATAATCAACCCATCCCAGTTGCCGTCAGCAACCACTATTAAGCATTCATCGGTTGCTCAAACTTAACTATTACAAACTTAACTATTGAAGATTCTAATTTTATGGAGACTACTAATGTTGGATTTTCAGAAATATCGTCAGGCTTTTCTAGAGGCATCACAATCCATAACCAATGAACAATGGAATGACTTTGCCAATAACCCCTTTTTTCTGTGGGCACCTGAACTAAGTGATATTCATGTGCAGAACTGTACTGTATTTTGCAGTCGAGAGCGGATGCTCTATGCACTTCCCAAACATGCGATCGTAGCTGAAATTGGGACACAATATGGCAAGTTTGCAGAGAAAATTATGCTGGCTACCCATCCCCAGAAGTTACATATTATTGATATAGACTTATCTCTGCTGCAAGCAAGTCTTGACGAGAGGACAGCCATCAAAACAGGCTTGAAGAATCACTCTGTAGAGTTGCATCAAGGAGACTCTTCAACGGTTATTGCAACATTTCCTGATCAATATTTTGATTGGATATACATTGATGGTGACCATTCCTACGAGGGTGTTAAGAAGGATATTGATAAATCTCATCCAAAATTAAAGGAAAATGGCCTGCTAGTTTTCAATGACTATACCCACTGGTCTCCCTACGAAATGATTCCCTACGGCATCCCCCGTGCTGTCAATGAGTTTTGTATCACCCACCACTGGGAAATTGTGTTTTTGGCACTAGATAGCTTTCTGACTTATCAGGATGTCGCAATTAGGAAAATAAAACCAGCCTAGTGCATCATCCTACTCAGAAATTAAAGTTTGTAGTCAGTGCTTTAGCCCTGAAGTGCCAACTCCAAGCTACGGTTTGTAGTTAGTGCTTTAGCCCTGAAGTGCCAACTCCAAGTTACGGTTTGTAGTCAGTGCTTTAGCACTGAAGTGCTAACTACGAGCCACGGCATTACTCCAAAATCAAGCAGTGAAACTGTACTCATCTATATTTTAGTCTTATGACAAACCAACCTACTAGCCAGCAGTCATCTGAGCATGAATCTGTATCGCCTCACTCACAAATCACGATATGGTTACTAAGAGTCATCCTAGCTGGGTTAGGACTTCGCTTGGTTGCGACGTGGCAGATGAATCAATAGGGTGCATCCCACTTGTGTAGCCCTCACCCTAAATCCCTCTCCCTGTTTGGGAGAGGGACTTCCAATCCGGCTCCCCTTCTTCCACCCCCCCGTTCGCTGGGGGCTAGGGGGGCTGGGAGATGAGGGCTTATTTGTGTAAGTGGGATGCACCCGAATCAACGCTCGTCTAGTAATCTCTCTTACAGCTGATCCCTATCCAATTGACAATCCAATTATGGTGACAATTATTGTCATAACTGCTAGTAACCTACAGTAACGGATTGCCTTGCCCACATAAAACCCTAGTCTCTAGCAACCGTGTTTAAATCGTTAACCTCATTTCTCTGGTGTGTTATTCTGGGCATCTTCGCTACAGTCAGTTTTGCTGCCCTTCAGCCGTTTAGGACTGTGGCTCAACCAGAACACTCGACGATCGTCAAAATTTTGCCTAATCCTGTAGGACGAACCACCCAATATATCGGTGCTGTAGAAGGCAATGTTAATTTCGACCCAGATGATTTAACTGATTTAGGTATTAACACATATCGCATCTATGGCGGTATGTCCCGTTGGGAAGCTGAAGATGACGACAGTATTTACGGCTATCCCACGATTGCTCAAATCAAAGCTAACCCTAATGTAGTGAATTGGGCTTGGTGGGACAAAGCAATGACTACACCTCCACAAGGCAGTGACTATTGGTGGTCGGGACGGTCTGGAGAGATTTGGCAGGGCAACGCTCGCACCCTGTTTAGTCAGCTTCAGCAAGCTAACATTCGCCCTGTGCTAACAATTCGTAATGTAGATGGGGATTGGAATCCTAGTTGGGCCTTGCAACTGAACCCACCCCGCACCGCAGAGGATTGGAACGAGTGGTGGGAGCATGTGTTTGCAACAGTTTATTGGCTGAACGTCCGTAACGACTATCAGGTGAACGAGTTTGAGATTCATAATGAACCCGATGTACGTATTCATGGTTGGGGCGGCACGTTTGCTGACTATGCTGAGCTAGTCCGAGTTGCCAAGGATGCAATTGACCATGTGTACCGCACGTATTTGCCCAATCGGGTCTATCATATCCATGCACCGATCGCAGCGTATCAACATTGGGTCTATGGGGCAATGTCCCAAATGCCCAAAGACTTTGACAGCATGAACTTCCATATCTACAGCCCAGATGTATCTGGCTATATTGCCACAATGCGACGGGCAATGAATCAAGCTGGTTTAGAACGGTTTCCAATCTGGGTGGGGGAATGGGGAACCTACCAAGAGAGCTACAATGATTGGTCAATCGCCCTGACTGTGTTGAAAAACCTAATGAGGATGGCACAACCAGGAGATACTTATGTTTACGGTAATCATCTGTTTTCCCTGTATAGTTGGGGAGGTGAGAGGGGCTTTGCTGGTCTGATTAATCGGCGGGGCAATCGTCAACTCAGTTACTACGCAATGCGGATGGGCATTCGGGCATTGCAGGGTGGGAAAGATGTTTTGCCGGTTGTCCCCACCCCTGAAGAGATCATGGTCATGGCTACTAGGGACGATC contains the following coding sequences:
- a CDS encoding class I SAM-dependent methyltransferase; protein product: MLDFQKYRQAFLEASQSITNEQWNDFANNPFFLWAPELSDIHVQNCTVFCSRERMLYALPKHAIVAEIGTQYGKFAEKIMLATHPQKLHIIDIDLSLLQASLDERTAIKTGLKNHSVELHQGDSSTVIATFPDQYFDWIYIDGDHSYEGVKKDIDKSHPKLKENGLLVFNDYTHWSPYEMIPYGIPRAVNEFCITHHWEIVFLALDSFLTYQDVAIRKIKPA
- a CDS encoding ABC transporter ATP-binding protein, giving the protein MTEAIIVHNLGKRYARYAADRPRTIMEAALSGFRGLGKAEQFWALRHVSFTVQFGEMLGILGHNGAGKSTLLQLIGGVGRADEGWVRVNGRIGALLDLGAGFSPDLTGRENVFVLGIAAGLTRRQVARQLQTIVEFAELEAFIDNPLRTYSSGMQMRLAFAISVHTDPQVLLVDEFLSVGDLAFQSKCLRRIADLKAAGCAIVLISHSPDQVKELCDRALWLKHGEVVAYGEPATVTRQYTMEMRVQTQQRTPNRPPQLTSNGVELKVSENRFGSLEAEIVNVQFQPANILNSGDPLIIEIQYLAHQAIHNPIFGVNLTTLKGEMCFTTNTSVQGVNISVIEGFGSIQLHLDRLDLGSGDYFVEPGIYQSNWEYAYDFHWHVYTISVNAPTSEQTLLLPPLKWIINPSQLPSATTIKHSSVAQT
- a CDS encoding ABC transporter permease; the encoded protein is MVPTSTGARTFWQRLVYLRDLLQSLVDRDMKLLYKRSTLGVAWTLISPLLQLLVFIFIFGVIIKVDIPQYASYVFCGLLVWNWFNSSLFQATGVIINSRPLVRQPGFPVAMLPIAVTATGLVHLLLSLPVLMLFLLLDGVRLTPWLLCLPIIQLVQFALTISIAYVLAGLNVAFRDTQHTLGVVLQLLFYLTPIFYDLKSIPGKYWFFYGLNPMVHIVTWYRQILLWGVAPDWLAMAIVAVITLLLLPLGYAVFQRQSARFVEEL
- a CDS encoding glycosyltransferase, with protein sequence HPASGLTPPIVAEFPGIQLIKEPRRGLAYARNAGIVHSNGDIVVTTDDDVTMPTGWLEQLLAPFTRSDVMIVTGNVLPVELETRAQQLFELYGGLGRGFQPFEVNGNWFEQFPRQPAPVWTLGATANAAFRSCIFQHPQIGLMDEALGPGMPSGVGEDTYLFYKVLKAGYTLVYQPKACVWHKHRRKMSDLRRQLYNYSKGHVAYNLTTWLQDGDWRGLAQVLVGLPLAHLTRTYYRLRGWSDYPISLILLEILGNLAGPWSLGMSRLRVWREGRSQAYRPRNQRYSATMDSDADADVVANTGVD